A stretch of DNA from Anopheles nili chromosome 2, idAnoNiliSN_F5_01, whole genome shotgun sequence:
cgATGAGGTCCTCCCATTTTTTAATGTGAACTTCCATGTTTTAAACCATCCAACTCTCTCTCCACGTCCGGTCTGTCTCTGTTGCTCATACGGTGTTTTATCATGCCGGTCATGGTGATCCCTTTTCCGTGATGCCGTCGGCTTTTGCATTAATGTAAATGATTTCGCTAATTGATTGGAATATTCAAATGACCATCGACttctcacgcacgcacgaacacacacacacatatcacCACAATCACCATTATCCTGTGTTGTAACATTTTTCCTAAACTTTGGGCTCATATCGCATCCGCGTGCCGCAATACCATTATCCTGGCTCGTCCTGCTCCTATGGTTATGCTACAAATTGTGTACTACCTCACGCATGCAGACCACGGGGCTACTCCGTGTACACCGCCTATGCATCCTATAATCCGGTATCGCGACGTGACTCAGAAATGGCCAGTCTGAGCTCCGGCCGTACCGATTCCGATACGATGTCTCTTTCGAGCATATCCACGTaagttatgatttttttttctattcgttTCATTGTACCTGTATCATTTACGCATCCTTCGTGTATGCTGCTGATGCTCTTCTTCTGTATCCGTGCACTTTTCGTGCATTATGCTGCCAATTGTCGCCATGGGCGTTGGCGGTAGCTTTTTGGTCAAAAAGCTAACCTATCACTTATGTACAAATTCGGGTTGGTGTAATCGGGCATTGACCACAACCATGGGGCTGTATTTCTAAATTATCATTTGCATATCAATTCGACTTCGCAGCGATGGAAGACCACATTCGCAACGgaagcatcaccatcatcaccattcgTCGATGGAGCGAAGGATGATGCGTGAAAACGCTCTCACGAACGAAGAAGTCGACACGTTTGCGGTGAGTTTGCCGAAATGTCGGAAATATGTAGAAATTTGTCATGACACCTCGatgggttccttttttctttgacCCTTGGAATTTTAGATTATTCCCCGTACACACCGGCACACTCAAAAGCAGCCTCCACCGATGGAGTTTGCCAAAATCCTAATCAACAAGCTCGAGTGTGTGGCACGAGAGCAGGAGAAGGATGAAGTTCTGTGCAAGAAAATGCAAGAGGTGAGCAATATGTCCTGACAATAGCCTCGTTGCGGCAGATGGAGCAGTTCCAGATGATAATTTGTGTATTTTCTTTGGCTGGGTTTCGTAGGCTGAAATTTCTGACCGATCGCAGAACAAAGTGCTCGCGGATGCGATCCGGCAAAAGCTGCAGGtggacgacgacaacgatcAGGATATTCTGGATCAGCACGTGTCGCGGGTTTGGTCGGACCTAACGCCTAGTCGATCGCCCGGAACTATGTCCCCTTGTCCAACGAATGTTATCGGTTCCCGGTCGCGGCGTTACGAGCTGGCCGGTTTTGGACCCGGCTCAGGTACGCTTGGGTTGAACCTGTTATTCGAGTGTTTGTTTCTTATTCGACTCCTGTTCTTATGACCCATTGCAGCACAAGCGCAATCGATGCGTCATTCGAAGTCGATGCCCGAAGGACACCCGCTGATGGGGCCACCGATGCCGATGCAGCAAATATCTTCCGGCTCTCGCAAGCTCAACCACAAGTGGCCCTCAGTTAACACGGACAGCGGTATCAGCCTGTTTTCGACCGACACGTTGACGAAGCACAGCAGCGGAAGCAGCAGTGGAACACGGGGCGAGCTGGGCCATGGCAGCAGCTCGCGGCCCTTGTCACGAAACATGCACTCGGACATGCATACGGCCACATTGCTGCAGGAATCTAGCCGCCGGTTGGAGGATGAAACGAGAAGgtatacatattttttcttccgcacACGTGTTTGGGCTCTATTACTATACGCGGCCTGTCATTCTAATGTTGCAGATCGAAACGCTATCAGTATCCACTGCCACCGAGCGCCATCCAAAACATGCCACTACCACCCGTGCCAGTATCCGCAATGTCCTCGTCGTCAGGCGGCTTCGGGAGCAGTCTTCCACCGGCGATGCCTCCGCCGCCGATCCCCGCCAAACCGCATCAGGCCCCGAATGAGTTCACCATCGTGGTGTACTCGTTCTGCGATGAGGAGGTACCGTACCGGATCAAAATACCCGGTACGCAACCGCCCACCCTGAAGCAATTCAAGGACTATCTACCCAAGAAGGGAAACTACCGGTAAGACCTCTCAAGACTGTTTGCCTATTGGAGCTTGCTCAATTTCACGTGCCTTCCGTTTCCGAACAGATTCTTCTTCAAAACGCGCTGCGAGGATCTGGATAATCCTGTCATACAGGAAGAAGTTAACAGCGACAGTGAACCGCTGCCGCTGTTCGAGGGTAAGGTGATGGGTACGGTCAAGCCGTCGGAGTAACTTCTCGTTCAGCAATAATTGTGGTGAGACAACAGTATGGCTTCCGTTAGTGTTTAGTGGATTGTAATAAAGTGTGTAGATATGGGTCGAAAGCAGTTACGTAAATAAGGGCAATTTTCCATTAACCAGCAGGGACGCCTATTTTTTGTAGTTGTTATTGCTTCAAAAGAGTCAGATACGCAAGGTTTCCGTAACGGTAGACAAAACGGTAGGCAAAAAGGATGCATTACGCCAAAAGTGCCTTTACATCGATATCCCCGCAATGGTAAGGGATCCAAAATCGctttcttttataaaatttacTGCAACCATGCATCGATTCAATTCcaataaaaaatatcatttttgaTGTGGATTTTACTCGAAAAATTTGCTAGTTTCGAAGGCACTGAAAAGTGTAATAAAACTTCAAACCCAGCTAACGATAAGCAAAAACCAGGAGCACGGCAGTTGGTAGGAGAGGAAAGCAACGGAAATCAAATTGCGGAATCAGTATTTTATACGCGTTTTGTGTTCTTCTCGGTAAGCACATTTTATCTCATAATATCGTCATGGTACCAATGCTTCAAGGTCTTGTGAGAGAGTATGAAGAAAATTAGCTATATGGCAGATTGATCAAAGGAGAAACGAGGGAAAATAATGTTTGCTTACGACCTTGACTAAAAGTGATAAAACAAGAGATGATAACAAATGTATTTTCACTCGAGCAATTTTGTAAGCAATGGCAGTAAGGCGAGCACCTTCTCAAGTTGCACAGAAGTTCTTCCAACGGTAAAGCTTACTACGAGAGGTTGAGTACGGGTGAGTTGAGGCGTTAAGCCAGGAGTAAATATGACTTCGGTTTTTTATGAACGAAAACACCGAGTAGGGATCAAAACGAGCAACTACATAAACTGAGACCACCGCTCCTTATCACTTAATTTGTACTGTGTCATTCGTTTTTAGCTTATTGGTTAATGACTTTTCTGGTCATCACTGTAAATTATAACTAATTGTATCAAATATTGGTCACAGATATCGTTTCGGTTTCTTCTAGCTCACCAGCAGCTTAGCAGAACTGCCAATGTACATATACACGTGTCGCGTCCTAGCTTTTAATTACTTCTTGATGCACATGAGTTCCCGAAGTAATACATCTTTTGCTAAATGTTACTCGCTACTAGGACCTCTCGACTCAAAAAAGCCTTATTATGCTAGGAAGCATATACCAGAACAAGACGCTCGAGATATGCTAAAAGAGCAAACGCAGTGCAGTAGAATAAATAGTAAAGGAAGAATAGGAatggagagagaaacagagctATATACATGCATAAGCTATACATTTATAAAATGGGGTAGTAAAAgcttaataaaaatataaatataattgcTTATTTAAAATCAgttatttttgttcttatttttcttgtttcttatCTTGTGTCTTGCAACGActtatatttaaaacaatgCTGTCGGTGGCTAGACCAGACCAATGGGATCAAAAAGCTGTAAGTAGCTGTCACTTAGAAATCAGCGCTACCAACCTTCCTTTGACAGTCTCTACATTGAAATGTCAAATACCCTCCTTTTTGATTGTTCTTCCACCTTGAACGATCTGCCGCGTGTTGTGCTCCTATAAAATGTAAGAAATTACTTGACAAAAATTGTTCCTTCGGGTTGTTTTCCGTAGTGTGGTTTGCGGCATTGATAGCTGTCGTAAAATGAGCCTTTGTTGGGTTATCATACATACTGTGGTGTCGAGATTATCCAACTGGGAACAGGATGTTTACTCCTCTTCTCTAGTCCGCCGACTGCGAGATGTGTGGTGAATGGTTTATGGTGTAAGCGGTTCCGGATGTGCAACGCACAGGAATCGACTAGCGATATCTAGTGTCAATAACAGCTTTCATGCTCGCTAAACGACGATCCTACGAAAAACAGACTCAATTATGGAACAAGAGTTGGGAAACTTGATGCAGCGTCGACGTGCGTGAATTCTAACCTCATTTTTCTCCTTTGctctggtgttgttttttttattagcagcAAATATGGCCGTGCGTCCAGCGTATAAGCCGAAAATCGTCAAGAAGCGGACGAAGAAGTTCATTCGCCACCAATCGGACCGATATGTGAAACTAGCCGTAAGTATAACACATAAGTGGCTGTTCCATTCAGAACCAGAtaaattaattatgtttttgctt
This window harbors:
- the LOC128730573 gene encoding axin isoform X2; translated protein: MNQQYFHQKFDDFHCSGPRPPVPGEESCRKMTESSHTDRNRDGSPPSYVRWAQKLANLLEDGDGAELFKRYVELEGEEPSNRLKFYFACEGLKQQTDPEKVTQLIGAIYRRFLKKAQPGSELYVNESLRNFIKAGLKNELELTPDIFDQMQSDVANIIAETTYPHFLQSDLYLQYVQNMQSSSSSSSVIGSGSNSSVVTGSVPPGSSSNCAGGSTTGGTTAGYNSGIGASCGGPGGNGLGVSCSLTSSSSTSELFLHSSSALPTVHEDAELVNADSIEQLYGATGPGLDSHMSITGGLLPHSPAIPASSSNTKVPMTLTKDALMATQKRRLEMRPPGPRGYSVYTAYASYNPVSRRDSEMASLSSGRTDSDTMSLSSISTDGRPHSQRKHHHHHHSSMERRMMRENALTNEEVDTFAIIPRTHRHTQKQPPPMEFAKILINKLECVAREQEKDEVLCKKMQEAEISDRSQNKVLADAIRQKLQVDDDNDQDILDQHVSRVWSDLTPSRSPGTMSPCPTNVIGSRSRRYELAGFGPAQSMRHSKSMPEGHPLMGPPMPMQQISSGSRKLNHKWPSVNTDSGISLFSTDTLTKHSSGSSSGTRGELGHGSSSRPLSRNMHSDMHTATLLQESSRRLEDETRRSKRYQYPLPPSAIQNMPLPPVPVSAMSSSSGGFGSSLPPAMPPPPIPAKPHQAPNEFTIVVYSFCDEEVPYRIKIPGTQPPTLKQFKDYLPKKGNYRFFFKTRCEDLDNPVIQEEVNSDSEPLPLFEGKVMGTVKPSE
- the LOC128730573 gene encoding axin isoform X1, with amino-acid sequence MNQQYFHQKFDDFHCSGPRPPVPGEESCRKMTESSHTDRNRDGSPPSYVRWAQKLANLLEDGDGAELFKRYVELEGEEPSNRLKFYFACEGLKQQTDPEKVTQLIGAIYRRFLKKAQPGSELYVNESLRNFIKAGLKNELELTPDIFDQMQSDVANIIAETTYPHFLQSDLYLQYVQNMQSSSSSSSVIGSGSNSSVVTGSVPPGSSSNCAGGSTTGGTTAGYNSGIGASCGGPGGNGLGVSCSLTSSSSTSELFLHSSSALPTVHEDAELVNADSIEQLYGATGPGLDSHMSITGGLLPHSPAIPASSSNTKVPMTLTKDALMATQKRRLEMRPPGPRGYSVYTAYASYNPVSRRDSEMASLSSGRTDSDTMSLSSISTDGRPHSQRKHHHHHHSSMERRMMRENALTNEEVDTFAIIPRTHRHTQKQPPPMEFAKILINKLECVAREQEKDEVLCKKMQEAEISDRSQNKVLADAIRQKLQVDDDNDQDILDQHVSRVWSDLTPSRSPGTMSPCPTNVIGSRSRRYELAGFGPGSAQSMRHSKSMPEGHPLMGPPMPMQQISSGSRKLNHKWPSVNTDSGISLFSTDTLTKHSSGSSSGTRGELGHGSSSRPLSRNMHSDMHTATLLQESSRRLEDETRRSKRYQYPLPPSAIQNMPLPPVPVSAMSSSSGGFGSSLPPAMPPPPIPAKPHQAPNEFTIVVYSFCDEEVPYRIKIPGTQPPTLKQFKDYLPKKGNYRFFFKTRCEDLDNPVIQEEVNSDSEPLPLFEGKVMGTVKPSE